In Crinalium epipsammum PCC 9333, the following are encoded in one genomic region:
- a CDS encoding DNA-3-methyladenine glycosylase has translation MDFTKFNQIVESNWLERPATEVAPDLVGCMLVRQMADGEVLRGMIVETEAYCPGDPACHAYRRRTTRNGVMFEGAGVSYVYLIYGRYHCLNVVTDQVGVASAVLIRALQLESLPNWIETNQPSKFHRLAAGPGKLCEVFKIDLSLNGLVLQPGQPLWLEHRAIEFQPQLVQTTRIGLSQGIDLPWRWYLKDCPAVSKL, from the coding sequence ATGGATTTTACCAAATTTAACCAGATTGTAGAATCAAACTGGCTGGAGCGTCCAGCTACTGAGGTAGCACCAGATTTAGTAGGATGTATGCTGGTGCGACAAATGGCAGATGGGGAAGTTCTGCGAGGAATGATTGTAGAAACTGAAGCCTATTGCCCTGGTGATCCAGCTTGCCATGCTTATCGACGTAGAACAACTCGCAATGGAGTGATGTTTGAAGGCGCTGGAGTGAGCTATGTTTATTTAATTTATGGTCGCTACCACTGTTTAAATGTTGTTACGGATCAAGTTGGGGTTGCTAGTGCTGTTTTAATTCGTGCTTTGCAGCTTGAGTCTTTACCTAATTGGATAGAAACAAATCAGCCGTCAAAATTTCATCGCTTGGCGGCGGGACCTGGTAAGCTTTGCGAGGTATTCAAAATTGATCTGAGTTTGAATGGATTAGTTTTACAGCCAGGTCAACCTTTGTGGTTAGAACATCGTGCGATTGAATTTCAACCTCAATTGGTACAAACTACCAGAATTGGTTTGTCGCAAGGAATTGATTTGCCTTGGCGTTGGTATCTTAAGGATTGTCCTGCTGTTTCTAAACTTTAG
- a CDS encoding DUF6679 family protein translates to MLHRKIYQLCCDGREVCIFLRDQQRWIERARILDIEGDLVTIRYEIDEEDEMCSWEEMVRLESIGAVSQKLASVPKGNAEPLVSDDCPEAEQIRPRFPEE, encoded by the coding sequence ATGCTACACCGCAAGATTTATCAACTCTGTTGCGATGGTCGTGAGGTCTGTATTTTCTTGCGGGATCAACAACGTTGGATTGAACGGGCTCGCATTCTTGACATCGAAGGAGATTTAGTTACGATTCGCTACGAGATTGATGAAGAAGATGAAATGTGTTCTTGGGAAGAGATGGTTCGTTTGGAAAGCATTGGTGCAGTAAGTCAGAAGTTAGCTTCTGTACCAAAAGGCAACGCCGAACCGCTAGTTTCTGATGATTGTCCAGAAGCTGAACAAATTCGCCCTCGTTTTCCAGAAGAGTAA
- a CDS encoding GerMN domain-containing protein, which translates to MYLFNKYLYSVLTGVIAISLSSCNYLHANTSNKTNLQSLADQTNFKTPLKADKSTLISAKTVNPTIIVKPQITTNINKKTAIATSKNSITATIYQADNQCQNLVPKKVVIPAKNSLQAALGEVLEPRNSDFILAGYRVSVNSNRVATVDLRVAPDSQRTFTSLSSCEQFALFGSIKKTLTNNPTWKIKEVRFTQQGEEIYL; encoded by the coding sequence ATGTATTTATTTAATAAGTATCTTTACTCTGTCTTAACTGGCGTAATCGCTATTAGTCTCAGTAGTTGTAATTATCTGCACGCTAACACTAGCAACAAAACTAACTTACAATCTCTGGCAGATCAGACAAATTTTAAAACTCCACTTAAAGCAGATAAATCAACATTGATTTCAGCTAAAACAGTAAATCCCACAATTATTGTTAAGCCGCAAATCACCACTAATATCAACAAAAAAACTGCGATCGCTACCTCCAAAAACTCAATCACAGCCACCATATATCAAGCAGATAATCAGTGCCAAAATTTAGTACCAAAAAAAGTGGTAATCCCAGCTAAAAATTCCTTACAAGCAGCACTAGGAGAAGTATTAGAACCGCGCAACAGTGATTTTATTTTAGCTGGGTATCGCGTCAGCGTAAATTCAAATCGTGTTGCCACCGTTGATTTGCGAGTTGCACCTGATTCCCAACGAACATTTACCTCTCTATCCAGTTGTGAGCAATTTGCTTTATTTGGCAGTATCAAAAAAACCTTAACTAATAATCCAACTTGGAAAATTAAAGAAGTTCGCTTTACCCAACAAGGCGAAGAAATTTATTTATAA
- a CDS encoding MBL fold metallo-hydrolase codes for MSQSLSAFSQSNEELACFPFGVGHADEGVCLLVRMGPYRILLDCGIEDISPLLTSGKPPADLVLCSHAHSDHAKGLLALHQAFPKLPIYASDVTSQLLPLNWSDRESEIPQFCQALSWRSPVEFQDGLCAELFPSGHLPGAAAILLTYTGLYRSYTILYTGDFFLSNSRLVEGLPIDALRTVEPDVLIIEGSYGTARHPHRRQQENQLAERINRAIAQQDSVLLPVPNLGLGQELLMLLRSHHLFTGRDLDIWVDQTVAGGCDAYLEILPNLPASVQNFARHQSLFWDERVRPRVRRLDPEQASTTGKSPSIILTPQTVDLSQYCQPDSKSWLVLIPQQPRYSVNPDFSHLPPEISKRTQIETYLLAQHSDGLGTTQLIHNLRPKHVIFIHGSPTYLADLTSLDELQNRYHLHSPGAGTLVELPIGETFVQPAAPAETNYEGELTELETLVTITLPNTIATDPRWQNFGDTGLIEARWQGEELVLRGLSQRELMTQRSNARVPIDLECCGNCLYMRSQRCWNPASPLYGFKVTPEGYCPVFEPAPPEAKKDEGGRGSKGAREEEN; via the coding sequence ATGAGTCAAAGTCTGTCGGCATTTTCTCAGAGTAATGAAGAATTAGCCTGTTTTCCCTTTGGCGTAGGTCATGCAGACGAAGGGGTTTGTTTATTAGTACGGATGGGTCCCTACCGCATTCTGCTCGACTGTGGTATAGAAGATATTTCACCTTTATTAACTTCTGGGAAGCCACCAGCCGACCTCGTACTATGTAGCCATGCTCATTCAGACCACGCCAAGGGTTTGTTAGCGTTACATCAAGCTTTTCCCAAGTTGCCGATTTACGCCAGTGACGTGACTAGCCAACTGTTGCCCCTTAACTGGTCAGATCGGGAATCTGAAATCCCACAATTTTGTCAAGCTTTATCTTGGCGATCGCCCGTAGAGTTTCAAGATGGTTTATGCGCCGAATTATTTCCCTCTGGACATCTACCAGGGGCGGCAGCCATTCTCTTAACTTATACAGGCTTGTACAGGTCTTACACCATCCTCTATACAGGTGATTTTTTCCTTTCTAATTCAAGGCTGGTAGAAGGATTACCCATAGATGCCTTAAGGACTGTTGAGCCAGACGTACTCATAATTGAAGGTAGTTATGGCACAGCCCGCCATCCCCATCGTCGTCAGCAGGAAAACCAGTTAGCAGAGCGAATTAATAGAGCGATCGCACAACAAGATTCTGTACTCCTCCCAGTCCCCAACCTTGGTCTAGGTCAAGAACTTTTGATGCTGCTACGAAGCCATCACCTGTTCACGGGTCGAGATTTAGATATATGGGTAGATCAAACCGTAGCTGGTGGTTGTGACGCTTACCTAGAAATCCTTCCTAACCTACCCGCCTCAGTACAAAACTTTGCGCGACATCAATCATTATTTTGGGATGAACGGGTACGCCCGCGTGTGCGTCGGTTAGACCCAGAACAAGCTTCCACTACTGGAAAATCCCCTAGTATTATCCTCACCCCTCAAACTGTAGATTTGAGTCAATACTGCCAACCAGATAGCAAATCTTGGCTAGTACTAATACCCCAACAACCCAGGTACTCAGTTAATCCTGACTTTTCCCATCTTCCACCGGAAATCTCAAAACGCACTCAAATAGAAACCTATTTATTAGCCCAACATTCTGACGGTCTTGGAACCACTCAATTAATCCATAATTTACGTCCCAAGCACGTAATTTTCATTCACGGTTCCCCAACATACCTTGCCGACTTAACCAGCTTAGACGAATTGCAGAACCGCTACCACCTGCATTCTCCTGGCGCTGGTACTTTGGTAGAACTACCCATTGGTGAAACCTTTGTACAACCAGCAGCCCCAGCAGAAACCAACTATGAAGGCGAGTTAACCGAACTAGAAACCCTAGTAACAATCACCCTACCAAACACTATAGCGACAGATCCGCGTTGGCAAAACTTTGGCGATACTGGCTTAATAGAAGCGCGTTGGCAGGGAGAAGAATTGGTATTGCGGGGGTTATCACAACGCGAACTGATGACCCAAAGAAGCAATGCCCGTGTCCCGATAGACCTTGAATGCTGCGGTAACTGCCTTTATATGCGATCGCAGAGGTGTTGGAACCCAGCATCTCCCCTGTACGGTTTTAAAGTGACACCAGAGGGCTATTGTCCTGTTTTTGAGCCAGCACCGCCAGAGGCTAAAAAGGATGAAGGAGGACGAGGCAGCAAAGGTGCCAGGGAAGAAGAAAATTAA